The Acidobacteriota bacterium DNA segment TTAGCGCAGAAGATTTTGCAAGCGCGCAACTGGTATAGACGTAGCATGCTACGTCTCCTCCATGCGCGCGACGAGCACCAAACCGTACTGGTTCCCCAGCTGCATAGAGACGCACACTCCGCGTCTCTATCATCCGTTAGATGTAGAATCGCTTTTCGCTGTGAATACGAAGTTAATTCCGGTCGAAAGAACTTCGGGCTCCGCCCGTCGCCAAGGCGTGCCCTTGCTCGACTTATCTCGCCAATACGCAACGCTGCGGAAGGAAGTGTTGGCCGCCGTCGAAGCGGTTTGCGATTCCCAGCATTACATCCTGGGCCCCGCCGTCTCCGACTTTGAGACGCGAGCAGCCAAGTTTCTCGGAGCAAATTTCTGCATCGGGTGCGCCTCGGGGACTGACGCAATCTTTCTGGCTTTGGCCGCCGCCGGCATTGGACCTGGCGATGAAGTCGTCACTACTCCTTTCAGTTTCTTCGCCACGGCGAGCTCGATTACGCGAATCGGAGCGCGGCCAGTGTTCGCCGACATCGATCCGAATACCTACAATCTCGATCCCCACTCGGTACAGAGCCTCCTCGATCACCATGTCCGGGTGAAGGCAATCCTTCCAGTCCATCTCTATGGCCAGTGCGCCGACATGGATGCACTCGCCAATATTGCAGAGCAATCCGGGCTAGTTCTGGTGGAAGACGCGGCGCAGGCGTTCGGAGCGACTTGGCGTGGACGACGTGCTGGAACTCTCGGTCAACTGGCGTGCTTCAGCTTCTATCCTACAAAGAACCTGAATGCCTTTGGAGATGCCGGCGCCGTAACGACGAACGATGAAGATCTAGCCGCAAGAGTTCGATTGCTTCGAGCACATGGAAGCCGCCAGCGCTACTATCACGAGGAGATTGGCTGGAACAGCCGGCTCGATTCGGTTCAGGCTGCCGTTCTTTCGGTCAAGCTGAAGTATTTGGAGAAATGGAACCGGCAGCGGCAGCAGCACGCGGAAACGTACGCAAAGCTCTTCCGAAAAGCAGGATTGGGTCATCCCGATTCGCCAGTCCGTTTGCCCGAAACGGATCCGAACACTTCCCACATCTACCACCAATACGTAATCCGCGCGCAACGACGCGACGAGCTTCGCCGATTTCTCACAGATCGTGAAATCGGTTCGGAGGTCTTCTACCCCGTGCCCCTGCATCGCCAGAAAGCGTTTGATTACCTGGGATACGGCGAAGGCTCCGTGCCGATTGCTGAGGCTGCAGCCCGCGAGGTGCTCGCCTTGCCGATGTTCGCTGAGCTTCGAGACGACGAATTGCGGATTGTCGTGGACGCCATAGCAGAGTTCTATTCCTAGGCCGCCCGGGCAGGTGTGCGTCAGCCAAATCCCCTGGTTTTCCCTACTGAGTCTCGGAACAGGGAAAATAGCAGGGAATAAACCAGGGAATTTTTTCTTGGAAGCGCAAACCCCCATAGATACTGGACAAAACGAATCCGCCCAGGGAATAACAGGGAATTAACAGGGAAACTTAGTTCGGCGCGGGTTCTCAGATTTACCAGTCCCGCACTCTTCTGCCATTGAGCGCGCATTAACATGAGCGAATACCTATCAGCGAGTTCCTAAGAGTCCAGTCCGTCCAGAAAAAAGGCATTTTCGACGTGATCCCCAAATCTAAAGGACTTACATCGCGAGGTCCCACGAGATCCCATGGGATATCCCACCAGCCTCCTGGAATCTCCGTGGGATATCCCAGAAACCTTGGTGGGATCGAGGTGGGATATCCCACAACCTCAACATGGGATCTCGCAGGGATCACTTTCGCGCTGCGAGCAACTCCGCTCACCCGCATGTCGCGGCGAGGAAAAGTGGCAAAGCCGCGCTTGCCGCGCTGAGAGACGGCAGAGCCATAGCCGAGCGTGGTGGTACAGGATTGTGCTTCCCTTAAGCATCCACTCGCCGTTCCTGAAATGGAAAACTCGCGCAACATCGTTCTTCGCATGATGGCGCTAACCGGGCTCAGAAGGCAAGCTTCATCCGTTGCTCGCACAAGTTCCTCATCCAGACGCAGCAACGACTTACAAGCCAAAGAAAAAATATTTGCGGAATCCGTTGCTCCAGGAAATTTCATTCAGGCAAAGCAGGCTGCGCTCTCCAACCCTCGTA contains these protein-coding regions:
- a CDS encoding transcriptional regulator, with translation MRATSTKPYWFPSCIETHTPRLYHPLDVESLFAVNTKLIPVERTSGSARRQGVPLLDLSRQYATLRKEVLAAVEAVCDSQHYILGPAVSDFETRAAKFLGANFCIGCASGTDAIFLALAAAGIGPGDEVVTTPFSFFATASSITRIGARPVFADIDPNTYNLDPHSVQSLLDHHVRVKAILPVHLYGQCADMDALANIAEQSGLVLVEDAAQAFGATWRGRRAGTLGQLACFSFYPTKNLNAFGDAGAVTTNDEDLAARVRLLRAHGSRQRYYHEEIGWNSRLDSVQAAVLSVKLKYLEKWNRQRQQHAETYAKLFRKAGLGHPDSPVRLPETDPNTSHIYHQYVIRAQRRDELRRFLTDREIGSEVFYPVPLHRQKAFDYLGYGEGSVPIAEAAAREVLALPMFAELRDDELRIVVDAIAEFYS